The Flavobacterium sp. 140616W15 sequence TAACAAAAGCAACACAACCAATGCAACAATAAATGGCAAGAATGAAACATCAATCCTAAAAGCAAAATTCTCTAACCATTTATTAAGTAAAAAATAGGCAGGAAAAATTCCTATTACAAAGCCTATAAGGCAAAAAAGCACATATTGTTTCGACAATTCTTTAAGTAAAGCATCTGTTTCTGCGCCAAGTGTTTTTCTGATTGCAATTTCTTTCAACCTTCTTTCCATTGAAAATGATGCTAATGCAAATAAACCGAAAATCGCAATAATAATCACAATAACATTAAGTACAAAAAACAAATTTTTCTGTTTTATCTGCTCATTATATGTTTTTGCAAATGCCTTATCTACAAACTGATAATTAAAAGGATAATCAGGATTGATATTCTTTTGCCAGTAAGTCTCTAATTTAGACAATGTTTCAGTCAAGTTCTCAGGTGAAACTTTTACATATATATTCTCTAAATTATCCCATTTTAAGGTTTTAATATTAACAAAAACCATCGGTGGAACTTTATTTTTAAAACCTAGAATATGAAAATCTTTTACCACACCTACAATTTTAAATTTTAAATTTCCATCTTTATTTCCCCAACCAGAACTAATTACCGTATTTATGGGGTTTTTAAGATTTAACATCTTAGCACAAGTTTCGTTTATCAACCAATTATTTATTGTATCTGATGCATATTGAGGCGATAAATCTCGTCCTTGACTCATCTTAATTTTCATCATTTCAAGAAAACCAAAATCCATTGTTACATTTTGAGGTTGAACAAAAATGCCATTGTGCTTAAATCCTGAACTTGAATTCGCTCCTTGACCAAAGGAACCCGCAAAAGTAGAAACATGTTTAACGCCGGTTATTTTCATCAATTCATCTCTGGTCGTAAAATACTTTTCTAATCTTTTTTCTTGGTCTTTATAATTAAATGAAATACTAATTACTTGACTTCCGCTGAAACCTAAATCTTTATTCATCATATAACTTACTTGAGAATAAACAACTAATGCTCCTATGATAAAAAAGGCTGCAATTGTAAACTGAAAAATCAACATCGAATTCCTAATCCAGATACCACTTTTACTCCTTGAAAAATTCCCTCTTAAAACTTTTAATGTTTCAAAATTAGCTACATAAACCGCAGGAAATATACCCGCCAGAATAATTACAATAACAAAAATAATGATGATTTGCAGATAAAATTCAGCCCCGTGCATCGCAAGTGTTTTACCCAAAAAGTCATTAAAAAAAGGCAAAGAAAGCTCTACAATTGCTAACGCCAAAAGAATAGCGAAAACAACAATTATTGCCGTTTCGAATATAAACTGCCAGATAATTTGAGATTTATTTGCTCCAACAATTTTTCGTACACCAACTTCTTTAGCTCGTTTAATTGCTGATGCTGTTGCTAAATTAATATAGTTTACTAAGGATAATGCCAAAATAAGTCCAGACAAACCTACCATAATATACAATAACTGCAAATCCCCTCTGCCTTCTGGATAACTCCCTCCAATCCTAGAACCTATACCATAAAGTCGAGCCTCTTTTAGCTGATCCAAAATAATAGTAATAACTCCATTATCTTTCACATATTGCTCAACAGTCTGTCCATTTTCTTTCGCATC is a genomic window containing:
- a CDS encoding ABC transporter permease yields the protein MIFNWIKIFVYHLKQNKLFSFLNVLGLSIGIAGVIFAILYWNNENSYDQWNPEKENVYQVLNSIDGATENIWNSSPVPFGVTCKATIPEIENITFFDSWYYEDILKYNNQKWMGKKIIVADYDFFEIFPFPIVKGAKKDILKEKNSVAISEDEAKVVFKNEDPIGKTLVKDGNVFIVKAVYKIMRPSSVEPNYVFGGLLKEYEMDHWGNFSHSLCIKVKKGTDAASVLKKMQHVDFVNRTMKDAKENGQTVEQYVKDNGVITIILDQLKEARLYGIGSRIGGSYPEGRGDLQLLYIMVGLSGLILALSLVNYINLATASAIKRAKEVGVRKIVGANKSQIIWQFIFETAIIVVFAILLALAIVELSLPFFNDFLGKTLAMHGAEFYLQIIIIFVIVIILAGIFPAVYVANFETLKVLRGNFSRSKSGIWIRNSMLIFQFTIAAFFIIGALVVYSQVSYMMNKDLGFSGSQVISISFNYKDQEKRLEKYFTTRDELMKITGVKHVSTFAGSFGQGANSSSGFKHNGIFVQPQNVTMDFGFLEMMKIKMSQGRDLSPQYASDTINNWLINETCAKMLNLKNPINTVISSGWGNKDGNLKFKIVGVVKDFHILGFKNKVPPMVFVNIKTLKWDNLENIYVKVSPENLTETLSKLETYWQKNINPDYPFNYQFVDKAFAKTYNEQIKQKNLFFVLNVIVIIIAIFGLFALASFSMERRLKEIAIRKTLGAETDALLKELSKQYVLFCLIGFVIGIFPAYFLLNKWLENFAFRIDVSFLPFIVALVVLLLLTLVIVLAKAYQITKIDILKYLKYE